A stretch of the Bacillus sp. FJAT-18017 genome encodes the following:
- a CDS encoding helix-turn-helix domain-containing protein has protein sequence MIGVRLKEIRKEKKMTLKELAEGAGVSISFLSQVERGKSSVTLESLRKISEVLGVNPSIFFSSNNERMSEPSFHYQDLTQQVPNPDFHPILVTLPAKQSDGQPFSHSGHEFIYVLEGTLTLQIETKMIELQQGDSWFFSASETHYWYNHTDQTIRFLVVSSR, from the coding sequence ATGATTGGTGTGCGGCTTAAAGAAATTCGAAAAGAGAAAAAAATGACGTTGAAAGAACTTGCAGAAGGGGCCGGTGTTTCCATTAGTTTTTTATCACAAGTCGAACGTGGAAAGTCCAGTGTCACATTAGAGTCACTCCGAAAAATCTCTGAAGTCCTAGGCGTCAATCCCAGTATTTTTTTCTCAAGTAACAACGAGCGCATGAGTGAACCTTCATTTCATTATCAAGACCTGACACAACAAGTCCCGAATCCAGACTTTCATCCAATACTCGTCACACTCCCAGCAAAGCAAAGTGACGGACAACCCTTTTCACACAGCGGGCATGAATTCATATATGTACTAGAAGGAACCCTAACACTCCAAATAGAAACAAAGATGATAGAACTGCAACAAGGAGACTCCTGGTTTTTTTCAGCCAGCGAAACACATTACTGGTACAACCATACAGATCAAACAATCCGATTTTTAGTCGTATCTTCTAGATAA